A window of the Bacillota bacterium genome harbors these coding sequences:
- the larA gene encoding nickel-dependent lactate racemase, with protein sequence MAKFSMVFGAESIDVELPAETVCLSMSEPGPLGDPSRAIKETLARPIGSPSLDEIVRRKRKERPEATAAVVISDNTRPVPYRGEGGILAPVVDTLIEAGIRPDRIAVIAATGTHRVLSRDELERMIDRSVLARGVRIICHDCRDRASLASLGTTSRGTRVLINKTYLESDVKILTGLVESHFMAGTSGGRKSVCPGLVGEESTYVFHGPAFLSSPNARDLVLEGNPCHEESLEVARMAGVDFIINVTLNSKFEVTGIYAGDLEEAHVAATRKLAEYVSIPIDREYDIVVTHAGFVGINHYQAAKAAVVAIPVLKQGGRLVMGALNVDADPVGSATYRTVLHLLALHGPEAYMRLITSSDWRFVPDQWQVQMWAKVFAKIPMANFTYCAPHITPKDAAILPGRDGNLLLPPERRYSRSLADLARMVELAVGEAVEEYRARFDGQKREGVSRTSPTIAYLKDGPYGIPVRSV encoded by the coding sequence ATGGCGAAGTTTTCGATGGTGTTCGGAGCGGAGTCGATCGACGTTGAGCTTCCAGCTGAAACGGTTTGCCTATCCATGTCGGAGCCTGGGCCGCTTGGGGATCCGTCGCGGGCTATCAAGGAGACCCTCGCGAGGCCTATAGGCTCGCCGAGCCTTGATGAGATCGTGCGGCGCAAGCGCAAGGAACGGCCTGAGGCGACCGCCGCCGTGGTCATCTCGGATAACACGAGGCCCGTGCCGTACCGGGGCGAGGGCGGCATCCTCGCGCCCGTCGTGGACACGCTCATTGAGGCTGGGATACGGCCAGACCGGATCGCGGTGATAGCGGCTACGGGCACCCACAGGGTGCTCTCCCGCGACGAGCTCGAGAGGATGATCGACCGGTCCGTCCTTGCTCGCGGGGTCAGGATCATCTGCCACGACTGCCGGGATCGGGCGAGCCTCGCGAGCTTGGGCACCACGTCGCGCGGGACTCGTGTGCTCATCAACAAGACCTATCTGGAATCCGACGTGAAGATCCTGACGGGGCTCGTGGAAAGCCATTTCATGGCGGGGACGTCGGGAGGACGCAAGTCCGTTTGCCCCGGCCTCGTCGGCGAGGAGAGCACGTACGTCTTTCACGGGCCGGCGTTTCTATCATCGCCCAACGCGCGCGATCTCGTCCTCGAAGGGAACCCCTGCCATGAGGAATCCCTCGAAGTCGCGAGGATGGCAGGGGTGGACTTCATTATCAACGTCACCTTGAATAGCAAGTTCGAGGTGACCGGCATCTATGCGGGAGACCTCGAGGAGGCGCACGTTGCTGCCACGAGGAAACTTGCGGAATACGTGAGCATCCCGATAGACAGGGAGTACGACATCGTCGTGACTCACGCGGGCTTCGTGGGGATCAACCACTATCAGGCCGCGAAGGCCGCGGTAGTGGCCATACCCGTGCTCAAGCAGGGCGGGAGGCTCGTCATGGGAGCGCTCAACGTGGACGCAGACCCTGTCGGAAGCGCCACTTACAGGACGGTCTTGCACCTCTTGGCGCTGCATGGGCCGGAGGCGTACATGCGCCTCATTACGAGCTCCGACTGGAGATTCGTGCCCGACCAGTGGCAGGTGCAGATGTGGGCGAAGGTATTTGCCAAGATCCCAATGGCGAACTTCACATACTGCGCGCCGCACATCACACCCAAAGATGCGGCCATCCTGCCGGGGCGTGACGGCAACTTGCTCCTGCCTCCCGAGAGGCGGTACTCGCGCTCGCTTGCGGATTTGGCGCGCATGGTCGAGCTCGCCGTGGGCGAGGCGGTGGAGGAGTACAGGGCAAGGTTCGACGGTCAGAAGAGGGAGGGCGTCAGCCGGACCAGTCCCACCATAGCCTACCTAAAGGACGGACCCTACGGCATCCCTGTGCGCAGCGTGTGA
- a CDS encoding ATP-binding cassette domain-containing protein, with translation MQGVGLCKRFGKVTALESVDIAIRRGEVTGLVGDNGAGKSTLIKILTGVYRPDEGELRFEGRKVEFASPKDARKLGIETVYQDLALIENMSIARNFFLGAEPQRRVGILRLLDAKSMRAVTEEALRDIGIRVRSANDEVSVLSGGERQAIAIGRTMHFGGKLLILDEPTSALSVHETNKVLSYIDEARKRGLAVIFITHNLYHVYPVADRIVVLEHGRKVGDFGKDEISVEELVQIVSFGARGMTPAKRQHEERQNDGGDDSGR, from the coding sequence ATGCAAGGGGTCGGCCTTTGCAAGCGCTTCGGCAAAGTCACGGCTTTGGAAAGCGTCGACATAGCCATACGGCGTGGCGAGGTCACGGGGCTGGTAGGTGACAACGGCGCCGGTAAGTCCACGCTCATCAAGATCCTTACGGGGGTGTACCGACCGGACGAAGGGGAGCTCCGCTTCGAGGGCCGGAAGGTGGAATTCGCGTCCCCGAAGGACGCCAGGAAGCTCGGCATCGAGACGGTGTACCAGGATCTTGCGCTCATCGAGAACATGAGTATAGCGAGGAACTTCTTCCTGGGCGCGGAGCCTCAGCGCAGAGTGGGGATTCTCCGTCTGCTCGACGCCAAGAGCATGCGGGCTGTCACGGAAGAGGCCCTAAGGGATATCGGCATCCGCGTCAGGTCTGCGAACGACGAGGTCTCAGTTCTCTCTGGCGGGGAGCGCCAGGCGATAGCCATCGGGAGGACCATGCATTTCGGCGGCAAGCTACTCATCCTGGACGAGCCGACGTCCGCTCTTTCCGTCCACGAAACCAACAAGGTCCTGTCTTACATCGACGAGGCTCGCAAGCGGGGGCTGGCTGTGATATTCATCACTCACAACCTGTATCACGTGTACCCCGTGGCAGATCGGATAGTCGTGCTAGAGCATGGGAGAAAGGTTGGGGATTTCGGGAAGGACGAGATCTCCGTGGAGGAGCTCGTCCAGATCGTTTCCTTCGGAGCGCGGGGGATGACACCGGCAAAGCGACAGCACGAAGAAAGGCAGAATGACGGCGGCGACGACAGCGGGCGCTAG
- a CDS encoding carbohydrate kinase family protein, producing MLDVLIITPCIFGDVIFTGLCEMPSLGQEIYSRGFGFCPGGLGANAGIAMARLGMKAAVVSRVGRDLLGDLLCRRLDAEGVDVSRVVRTESLPTAVSVALSFERDRCFVTYPHPSRLVEPLPIDVESVRLARHVLVSGPDVTRENLSLIRDMSVGITLDVGWDATNDPDAVLDLLRFVDVFVPNEVEACGITGTRDPRDAIEVLSRYVSMPVIKLGARGSMAIKDGRLVEVPSIEVEPVDTTGAGDVFAAGLLYGYLHGWGIEECLRLANVCGALSTQGVGGGCSAPRWSDIRRVAPDLPAV from the coding sequence ATGCTGGACGTCCTCATAATAACGCCTTGCATATTCGGCGACGTCATCTTCACCGGGCTGTGTGAAATGCCTTCTTTGGGCCAGGAGATCTACTCGCGCGGGTTCGGCTTCTGTCCGGGAGGGCTGGGCGCGAACGCCGGGATCGCCATGGCGAGGCTGGGCATGAAGGCTGCCGTCGTCTCGCGTGTGGGGCGCGACCTGCTCGGCGATCTGCTCTGCCGGAGACTGGACGCCGAAGGCGTGGACGTAAGCCGAGTCGTGCGAACCGAGTCTCTTCCCACCGCCGTGAGCGTGGCTCTGTCCTTCGAACGAGATCGCTGCTTCGTAACATACCCACATCCGTCGCGCCTCGTGGAGCCCCTTCCCATCGATGTCGAGTCCGTCAGGCTCGCGCGACATGTCCTCGTGAGCGGGCCGGACGTCACGAGAGAGAATCTTTCTCTCATCCGCGACATGAGTGTGGGCATCACCTTGGACGTCGGATGGGATGCCACGAACGACCCCGACGCAGTCCTCGACCTCCTCCGGTTCGTCGACGTTTTCGTTCCGAATGAGGTTGAGGCCTGCGGCATCACCGGCACGCGTGACCCGCGAGATGCCATCGAGGTCCTCAGCAGGTACGTGAGCATGCCGGTGATCAAGCTAGGGGCGAGGGGATCCATGGCCATCAAGGATGGCCGCCTCGTTGAGGTGCCCTCGATTGAGGTTGAGCCCGTGGATACTACGGGGGCGGGCGACGTTTTCGCCGCGGGGCTGTTGTACGGGTATCTCCATGGCTGGGGAATCGAGGAATGCTTGAGACTGGCAAACGTGTGCGGGGCCCTGTCCACTCAGGGCGTGGGGGGAGGCTGCTCTGCACCCCGCTGGAGCGACATCCGCAGGGTCGCGCCGGACTTGCCGGCAGTCTGA
- a CDS encoding iron-containing alcohol dehydrogenase — protein MESLKARARELLKGFKGDRYAFGLGVIDKVGEFASEFGRSALVVANRADWFKHVVDPVMESLAKRGVRLSGDRIVPDAAPNAPREDVYRIATYVLQFKPDCLIAVGGGSTIDAVKAANVLATLGGYEPEIDPYFGTGQVSAALAKTGKRLLPMVAVQSAASSGAHLTKYSNVTDPVAGQKKLIVDEAIVPSRAVFDYAVTKTVPKGMTLDGAFDGIAHCLEVFFGIGLQKYDLAREIAEVGIELAVANMEKVIEDPENEEAREALGLATDLGGYAIMVGGTNGAHLTSFSLVDIASHGRACAVMNPYYTVFFAPAVEDQLRVVGEIYRKYGYIAADLDRLDGRDLGVAVAKGMVSLSKKVGFPTTLAEIAGFTDEHIERAMAAAKDPQLDMKLKNMPVSLSASLVEEYMRPILLAAKTGDFGLIKNMK, from the coding sequence ATGGAGAGTTTGAAGGCTAGAGCAAGAGAGCTACTGAAGGGGTTCAAAGGGGATAGGTACGCGTTCGGCCTCGGGGTCATCGACAAGGTAGGCGAGTTCGCTTCCGAGTTCGGGAGGAGCGCTCTCGTGGTGGCGAACCGCGCCGACTGGTTCAAGCACGTGGTGGATCCGGTGATGGAATCGCTCGCCAAGAGGGGAGTGCGTCTCTCTGGCGACCGGATCGTCCCGGACGCCGCACCCAACGCTCCAAGGGAGGATGTGTACCGCATCGCCACATACGTGCTTCAGTTCAAACCGGACTGCCTCATTGCGGTGGGAGGAGGCAGCACCATCGACGCTGTCAAGGCGGCGAACGTGCTCGCAACGCTCGGAGGATACGAGCCGGAGATCGACCCGTATTTCGGAACTGGGCAGGTTAGCGCAGCGCTCGCCAAGACGGGCAAGAGGCTACTACCCATGGTGGCGGTTCAGAGCGCTGCGAGTTCTGGAGCGCATCTCACAAAGTACTCCAACGTGACCGACCCAGTGGCCGGCCAGAAGAAGCTCATCGTGGATGAGGCGATAGTGCCGTCACGCGCAGTCTTCGACTATGCGGTCACCAAGACCGTGCCCAAGGGAATGACGCTTGACGGGGCTTTCGACGGGATAGCCCACTGCCTCGAGGTGTTCTTCGGGATAGGCCTGCAAAAGTATGACCTGGCGAGGGAGATAGCCGAGGTCGGCATCGAGCTTGCGGTGGCCAACATGGAGAAGGTCATCGAGGACCCCGAGAACGAGGAGGCTCGCGAGGCGCTCGGGCTCGCCACGGACTTGGGCGGGTACGCCATCATGGTGGGAGGCACGAACGGTGCTCACCTCACGAGCTTCTCGCTGGTGGACATAGCGAGCCACGGGCGTGCGTGCGCCGTGATGAACCCCTACTACACCGTGTTCTTCGCCCCGGCTGTGGAAGATCAGCTTCGCGTGGTTGGCGAGATATACAGGAAGTATGGGTACATCGCTGCTGATCTCGACAGGCTGGACGGGCGCGACCTGGGCGTGGCAGTCGCGAAGGGAATGGTGAGCCTCAGCAAGAAGGTTGGTTTCCCGACGACGCTCGCGGAGATCGCGGGGTTCACGGACGAGCACATCGAGCGAGCCATGGCCGCCGCCAAGGATCCGCAACTCGACATGAAGCTGAAGAACATGCCGGTGTCGCTTTCGGCGTCGCTCGTCGAAGAGTACATGAGGCCGATTCTCCTTGCTGCCAAGACAGGGGATTTCGGCCTGATCAAGAACATGAAGTAG
- a CDS encoding ABC transporter permease, which yields MRMKALLGHREVGVAVALVAVYAVFISMKKEFLSAGTFGDIVTVAAELGTVAVGISFLMIAGEMDLSVGSNFALTGMLLAMLVTRLSWSPYLAFAVVLACSAGIGALNGLVTLSARIPSFITTLGAMMFWRGVALYLTQGWPISVFADVPLLRWLGGAKVYHTFHISAAWWLVIGAVFWVILQKTAYGNWVFATGGKRAAARALGVPDIRVKLVNFILAGVMAGLAGCFQLGRMGSMSPVWGQDLPLEAIAAAVVGGNSLTGGVGSILGAMLGAVTMASIRIGLVMVGAPAYWYMAFVGFIVVAAVALNVKLGEVISWHR from the coding sequence ATGCGGATGAAGGCGCTGCTGGGCCACCGCGAAGTCGGAGTGGCCGTGGCACTTGTCGCGGTATACGCGGTCTTCATATCCATGAAGAAGGAGTTTCTGAGCGCGGGCACGTTTGGGGACATCGTCACGGTGGCGGCCGAGCTCGGCACCGTGGCGGTGGGAATCAGCTTTCTCATGATAGCCGGGGAGATGGATCTATCGGTCGGGTCGAATTTCGCCCTCACAGGCATGCTCTTGGCTATGCTCGTCACGCGCTTGTCGTGGAGTCCGTACCTTGCCTTTGCCGTCGTCCTGGCTTGTTCTGCGGGAATCGGCGCGCTGAACGGTCTCGTGACGCTGAGCGCAAGGATACCGTCGTTCATAACGACCCTTGGCGCAATGATGTTCTGGAGAGGGGTGGCGTTGTACCTGACGCAGGGCTGGCCGATCAGTGTGTTCGCCGACGTTCCACTCCTGAGATGGCTGGGAGGAGCCAAGGTATATCATACGTTCCATATCTCCGCTGCGTGGTGGCTCGTGATAGGCGCCGTATTCTGGGTGATCCTGCAGAAGACGGCCTACGGGAACTGGGTGTTCGCGACAGGAGGCAAGAGAGCTGCAGCCCGAGCTCTCGGCGTTCCCGACATTAGAGTCAAACTCGTCAATTTCATCCTCGCGGGCGTAATGGCTGGTCTTGCAGGGTGTTTTCAGCTGGGCAGGATGGGATCGATGTCTCCAGTGTGGGGACAGGACCTGCCGCTCGAAGCCATCGCAGCGGCGGTCGTGGGCGGGAACTCCCTTACGGGGGGCGTGGGCAGCATCCTCGGGGCCATGTTGGGCGCGGTCACGATGGCGTCCATCAGGATCGGCCTCGTCATGGTGGGAGCGCCGGCTTACTGGTACATGGCGTTCGTCGGCTTCATCGTCGTGGCTGCGGTGGCGCTCAACGTGAAGCTGGGGGAGGTGATATCGTGGCACAGGTGA
- a CDS encoding substrate-binding domain-containing protein codes for MKRLVGLILVLCCSLVLGGFGSAALAADEMTFYVIAHAGPGDPFWAVVQRGVQDAGKALGVRAIFQGPAGYNVPEQVAMFRAAVEAKASGIATTISDARAWAEPIKEARGRGIPVVAINCKEPAELRGTIPYMAYIGMDEYEAGKMAARQILPKLKKGAHAVVAIHQAGHVGLEARAKGISEVITQELGGKVDKLDITQDATQAIGILRSYLKANPDTAAIFTLGPLGAIPTIKMIRDDGLKGKVLMVSFDLDPTVIQAISEGICEGTVDQQQYLQGYMAVVELYLCAKFKLNPADYDTGRGFVTAETASAVASLVKQGYR; via the coding sequence ATGAAAAGGCTTGTCGGGTTGATCTTGGTGTTGTGTTGCTCTCTTGTCTTGGGCGGGTTCGGTTCCGCGGCCCTGGCCGCTGACGAGATGACGTTCTACGTCATTGCCCATGCCGGTCCGGGCGATCCATTCTGGGCGGTGGTGCAGCGTGGCGTGCAAGACGCCGGGAAGGCCCTCGGTGTCAGAGCGATCTTCCAGGGGCCGGCCGGGTACAACGTTCCCGAGCAGGTCGCCATGTTCAGAGCGGCCGTGGAGGCCAAGGCAAGCGGGATCGCCACCACGATAAGCGACGCGAGGGCGTGGGCCGAGCCGATCAAAGAGGCCAGGGGGCGCGGCATTCCTGTAGTCGCCATCAACTGTAAAGAGCCCGCGGAGCTTCGGGGGACGATTCCCTACATGGCATACATAGGCATGGACGAGTACGAAGCGGGCAAGATGGCGGCGCGTCAGATCCTGCCGAAGTTGAAAAAAGGGGCGCACGCGGTCGTTGCGATCCATCAAGCGGGCCACGTTGGCCTGGAGGCCCGCGCGAAGGGCATCAGTGAGGTGATCACCCAAGAGCTTGGCGGAAAAGTCGACAAACTAGACATAACGCAAGACGCCACACAGGCCATCGGTATCCTGCGCAGCTACCTGAAAGCCAACCCAGATACGGCGGCCATCTTCACTCTCGGCCCGCTGGGGGCGATTCCGACGATCAAGATGATCAGGGACGACGGTCTGAAGGGGAAGGTCCTCATGGTGTCCTTCGACCTCGACCCCACCGTCATCCAGGCCATCTCGGAGGGGATCTGTGAGGGGACCGTGGACCAGCAGCAGTACCTCCAGGGTTACATGGCTGTAGTGGAGCTCTATCTGTGCGCCAAGTTCAAGCTGAACCCCGCTGATTACGACACGGGCAGGGGCTTTGTCACGGCGGAGACCGCAAGCGCCGTCGCGTCCCTAGTGAAGCAGGGCTATAGATGA
- a CDS encoding GntR family transcriptional regulator, with amino-acid sequence MNIAGGERERSSDDMSSRLKDDPRPLYLRVADAIRESITSGRFDDATRLPSETELTRVFGVSRTTVREALSALERDGLVSRAHGKGTFARKPQFILSPGPARNRGFTETVKAMGLTPGTSYLSFNWEPADPEFAQSLNVPVGSPLAVIKRVRTVNNEPVEYAVDWVPEKVIGRDMSAETFPVSLFEYLREQRNVVFGYSDLTIESVLPSAYLAGMLHLELNMPVLLIEETCYAPGGSPILHCRNYHRSDRYKFRIRV; translated from the coding sequence GTGAACATTGCCGGCGGTGAGCGTGAGCGGTCTTCTGACGACATGTCCTCCAGACTCAAAGACGACCCGAGGCCTCTCTATCTCAGGGTAGCCGACGCCATCCGCGAAAGCATCACCTCTGGACGATTCGACGACGCGACGAGGCTGCCCTCTGAGACGGAGCTCACGAGGGTCTTTGGCGTAAGTCGGACCACCGTGCGCGAAGCCCTGAGTGCGCTCGAACGCGACGGGCTCGTCAGCAGGGCTCACGGAAAGGGGACCTTCGCAAGGAAGCCTCAGTTCATATTGAGCCCCGGTCCGGCCCGGAACAGGGGATTCACCGAGACGGTGAAAGCCATGGGGCTGACCCCCGGCACATCATACCTCAGTTTCAACTGGGAGCCCGCAGACCCCGAGTTCGCGCAGAGCCTGAACGTCCCGGTGGGCTCCCCGCTCGCGGTCATAAAGCGCGTGAGGACGGTGAACAACGAGCCCGTCGAGTACGCCGTGGATTGGGTGCCGGAGAAGGTCATCGGTCGTGACATGTCCGCCGAGACATTCCCCGTGTCCCTTTTCGAGTACCTTCGTGAGCAGCGAAACGTCGTGTTCGGGTACTCCGATCTCACGATCGAGTCAGTCCTCCCCAGCGCCTACCTGGCGGGGATGCTTCACTTGGAGCTGAACATGCCGGTACTGCTCATCGAGGAGACGTGTTACGCTCCAGGAGGCAGCCCCATTCTGCACTGCCGCAACTATCATCGAAGCGACCGGTACAAGTTCAGGATACGCGTTTGA
- a CDS encoding 6-phosphofructokinase — MPLKGNAVVGQSGGPTAVINASLAGVIEEALEHAEIQGVYGGVHGVLGMLREDFIDLGKQDPSVIRRLRATPSAALGSCRHKVSPEDCARLVEIFKKYDIRYFFYIGGNDSADTSNKVSKAAKEAGYELAVVAVPKTIDNDLAVTDHSPGYGSVARWVATAVRDAGLDTEAIGVVDNVKVIEVMGRNAGWITAATVLARDHEDAAPHLVYLPERPFNPEKFLADVKAVYDRLGHCVVTVCEGLKDEAGRYVTASSRSIDTDKFGHKQLGGVGEFLCDLVATNLKIKARCDKPGTIQRVSAALASPVDVAEAYEVGRYAVRCAIQGVLDKMVVITRKPGPTYEVDFGTCDLAIVANAEKHVPSEFISEAGNDVTEAFIEYALPLIGGPLEPYARLKRVAVRA; from the coding sequence ATGCCGCTGAAGGGCAATGCAGTTGTCGGACAATCCGGCGGGCCGACCGCGGTGATAAACGCGAGTCTAGCGGGCGTGATCGAGGAGGCTCTGGAACACGCTGAGATTCAGGGCGTGTACGGTGGGGTGCACGGCGTTCTGGGGATGCTCAGGGAGGACTTCATCGATCTCGGCAAGCAGGATCCCTCCGTTATCCGGAGGCTCAGAGCAACACCTTCCGCGGCCCTAGGATCGTGCCGCCACAAAGTGTCCCCGGAGGATTGCGCGAGGCTTGTGGAGATCTTCAAGAAGTACGATATCCGCTACTTCTTCTACATCGGCGGGAACGATTCCGCCGACACCTCCAACAAGGTGAGCAAGGCGGCCAAAGAGGCAGGCTATGAGCTTGCCGTTGTGGCGGTTCCCAAGACGATAGACAACGACCTCGCGGTGACGGACCACTCTCCGGGCTACGGGAGCGTCGCGCGATGGGTCGCGACCGCGGTCAGGGATGCCGGGCTGGATACCGAAGCGATCGGGGTCGTGGACAACGTCAAGGTGATCGAGGTCATGGGCAGGAACGCGGGTTGGATCACCGCTGCCACCGTGCTTGCGAGGGACCACGAAGACGCGGCTCCGCACCTCGTCTACCTGCCGGAACGGCCGTTCAACCCCGAGAAATTCCTCGCGGACGTGAAGGCCGTGTACGACAGGCTCGGGCACTGTGTGGTGACGGTGTGCGAAGGGCTGAAAGACGAGGCAGGGAGGTACGTCACGGCCTCATCGCGGTCCATCGACACGGACAAGTTCGGCCACAAGCAGCTCGGCGGGGTCGGAGAGTTCCTCTGCGACCTCGTGGCGACGAACCTCAAGATCAAGGCGAGGTGTGACAAGCCCGGGACGATCCAGAGGGTATCTGCTGCGCTGGCCTCGCCGGTGGACGTCGCGGAAGCCTATGAGGTCGGCCGATACGCCGTGAGGTGCGCGATCCAGGGGGTGCTGGACAAGATGGTGGTCATTACGCGGAAGCCTGGACCCACGTATGAGGTGGATTTCGGGACCTGCGACTTGGCCATCGTCGCAAACGCAGAGAAGCACGTGCCGAGCGAGTTCATAAGCGAAGCAGGTAACGACGTTACCGAGGCGTTCATCGAGTACGCGTTGCCTCTCATCGGCGGGCCTCTCGAGCCGTACGCGAGGCTGAAGCGTGTTGCAGTGAGGGCTTGA
- a CDS encoding sugar phosphate isomerase/epimerase: protein MKLSIVVNATPKATPLAADIPLDEALGLAAEVGFSGVELAIGDPKSLDVASLKRLLAAHSLEVPAIGTGAAYAEGFSLSHPDAARREGAVSRLKAHVDLAEQLGALVIVGLIRGRARDGLGEERATECALSGMREVAEYAEVRGVRLLLEPMNRFETDIWNTVEDALAVARASGENVGLLVDTFHMNIEEPSITRSLREAAPRIWHVHVADSNRWAPGYGHLDFREIVGTLRETGYESYLSAEILHKPDIRSAYARTREHLAPLLWTPGPAAGWATPGNR, encoded by the coding sequence ATGAAGCTGAGCATCGTGGTGAACGCGACGCCGAAGGCTACGCCGCTCGCCGCCGACATTCCGCTGGACGAGGCGCTAGGCCTGGCGGCAGAGGTGGGGTTCAGTGGCGTCGAGCTGGCGATAGGAGATCCCAAGAGCCTCGACGTCGCGTCACTGAAGCGTCTTCTCGCCGCCCACAGCCTGGAGGTCCCGGCGATCGGGACGGGGGCCGCATACGCCGAGGGATTCAGCCTGTCCCACCCGGACGCCGCACGGCGCGAGGGCGCCGTGTCCAGGCTGAAAGCCCACGTGGATCTGGCGGAGCAGCTTGGCGCGCTTGTGATAGTGGGGCTCATCCGCGGCCGCGCCCGCGACGGCCTTGGCGAGGAGCGTGCCACGGAGTGCGCATTGTCGGGGATGCGGGAGGTGGCCGAGTACGCCGAAGTAAGAGGTGTGAGGCTGCTCCTAGAGCCCATGAACCGTTTCGAGACGGACATCTGGAACACCGTTGAGGACGCGCTCGCGGTGGCTCGGGCCTCCGGCGAAAATGTGGGCCTGCTCGTGGACACTTTCCACATGAACATCGAGGAACCGTCGATCACGCGCTCGCTTCGAGAAGCGGCACCCAGGATCTGGCACGTCCACGTCGCGGACAGCAACCGCTGGGCACCGGGTTACGGACATCTGGACTTCCGCGAGATCGTGGGCACGCTGCGCGAAACGGGTTACGAAAGCTACCTTTCCGCGGAAATCCTGCACAAGCCGGACATCCGCTCGGCGTATGCCCGAACTCGCGAGCACCTGGCGCCGCTCCTATGGACCCCGGGACCCGCCGCTGGGTGGGCGACGCCAGGTAATCGGTAG
- a CDS encoding Cof-type HAD-IIB family hydrolase, which translates to MRYRLLVTDIDGTLVDSQQRVPEENAKAIRRLAESGALFTFATGRNEDSVRPYARALETNVPAILYNGAKVVDLSLDEVVFERCLSRQAAAYVLKLASSFDVHPALHLSGGVYVRRASEALLAHAAKDGIRWAEVGDLARFLEQTPRRERPTKILIIGDDYVLEGLRRAIHARLPRVSITKSEPTYLEVLPPGVSKGAALLVLCRHLGIDPREVVAVGDGPNDLSLIQTAGLGVAVANAAPGLKEHAGFVSKSNEECAIAEVIERFF; encoded by the coding sequence TTGAGGTATAGGCTTCTTGTCACTGATATAGACGGAACCCTGGTGGATTCCCAGCAAAGGGTACCCGAGGAAAACGCGAAAGCGATAAGGCGGCTTGCGGAGTCCGGAGCGCTGTTCACGTTCGCCACAGGTCGCAACGAAGACTCGGTGCGACCTTACGCGAGGGCCCTCGAGACGAACGTACCGGCGATTCTATACAACGGAGCCAAGGTCGTGGACCTGTCCCTCGACGAGGTCGTTTTCGAAAGGTGTCTTTCGAGGCAAGCCGCGGCCTACGTGCTCAAGCTCGCTTCCTCGTTCGACGTTCACCCCGCGCTTCACTTGAGCGGTGGCGTGTACGTGCGGCGCGCGAGCGAAGCCTTGCTCGCTCACGCAGCGAAGGACGGCATCCGATGGGCGGAAGTGGGCGACCTCGCGCGCTTCCTCGAACAGACGCCTCGCCGCGAGAGACCCACTAAGATCCTCATCATCGGGGATGACTACGTGCTGGAAGGCCTGCGCCGCGCCATACACGCCAGACTTCCGAGGGTGTCCATCACGAAGTCGGAGCCTACGTACCTCGAGGTGTTGCCGCCCGGCGTCTCCAAAGGCGCAGCTCTTCTCGTTCTCTGCAGGCACCTCGGGATCGATCCCAGAGAAGTCGTGGCCGTAGGAGACGGACCTAACGATCTGTCTCTCATCCAGACTGCAGGTCTGGGCGTGGCGGTCGCGAACGCGGCTCCAGGACTCAAAGAACACGCGGGCTTCGTGTCGAAATCGAACGAGGAGTGCGCGATTGCCGAGGTGATCGAGAGGTTCTTCTGA